In Marinobacterium sp. LSUCC0821, the DNA window CTCGCTGATACTGATACGGCCGATCTGTGCGCTGCTTACCCCACCTTCGTTCGCTACTGCGCCAACGATGTTGCTTGGTTTAACACCATCTAGATGACCAACGCTAATCCAGTAGCGTGTCTTATCGCCATCTGGACCTGAGTTATCACGGTCACGACGTGGACGATCACCGCGCTCTGGACGGTCGCCACGCTCTGGGCGTTCACGACGCTCACGCTTCGGACGCTCTGTGAATTTAGGCTCATTCTCATCTAGGTAGAATGGTTTGTTACCGTAGATCATCTGAAGTGCAGCTGCAGCTAGCGCGCTAGAGGTGATGCCGCTTTCTGCAGTTAACTCTGTAATCAGTTTGTGGAACTCAGCTGTCTGGCTGCCATCAACGGCATCAACCAACTGCTGCTTAAGGCGTTGTGAACGGCGAACGTTCAGCGCTTTAGCATCTGGAAGTTCTAGTGTCTCAAGAGTTGAGCGAGTGTGCTTCTCGATCTGGCGAAGTAGGTGGCGCTCACGGTGAGTCACGAATAGAACTGCATCACCCTGGCGACCGGCACGACCAGTACGACCGATACGGTGTACGTAAGACTCAACATCGTAAGGGATGTCGTAGTTGATTACATGGCTGATACGCTCAACGTCTAGACCACGTGCCACAACGTCTGTTGCGATAACAACATCAAGTTGGCCGCGCTTAAGACGCTCTACAACACGCTCACGTTGAGACTGCTGAATATCGCCGTGCAGCGCTGTTGCTGCAAAGCCTGAATTTGTAAGCTGTTCTGCAAGCTCTTCTGTCGCTGTTTTGGTGCGAACAAAGATAAGGGCTGCATCGTGTTCATGCATCTCTAGAAGACGCGTTAGAGCCTGTAGTTTGCTTAGGCCACGAACTTCCCAAACGCGCTGGCGAATGGTGCTAGCTGTTTCGGTTTTGCTCTGAATTTTTACGTGAACTGGATCGTTCAGGTAGCGCTCTGTAATCGCTTTAATTTCGCGAGGCATGGTCGCAGAGAAAAGGGCGATCTGACGAGTTGGTGGTGTATGCTGAAGAATCCACTCTACATCGTCGATAAAGCCCATGCGTAGCATCTCATCCGCTTCGTCGAGTACAAGACACTGAAGTTTATCAAGGCTTAGGGTGCCACGGCGCACGTGGTCCATCACACGACCTGGTGTACCGATAATAACCTGAACGCCTTTGCGAAGTGCGCGTAGTTGAGTGTCGTAGCCCTGGCCGCCGTAGATAGCGAGTGAGCGAAGACCGTTAAGGTGTTTTGAGTACTTTTCACAAGCTTCAGCAACCTGGATTGCAAGTTCACGCGTTGGTGCAAGAACCAATAG includes these proteins:
- a CDS encoding DEAD/DEAH box helicase — its product is MSDIDQAITFADLGLCTPILEALSDVGYETPSPIQAGAIPALLEGRDILGQAQTGTGKTAAFALPLLQRVDTTQLHPQLLVLAPTRELAIQVAEACEKYSKHLNGLRSLAIYGGQGYDTQLRALRKGVQVIIGTPGRVMDHVRRGTLSLDKLQCLVLDEADEMLRMGFIDDVEWILQHTPPTRQIALFSATMPREIKAITERYLNDPVHVKIQSKTETASTIRQRVWEVRGLSKLQALTRLLEMHEHDAALIFVRTKTATEELAEQLTNSGFAATALHGDIQQSQRERVVERLKRGQLDVVIATDVVARGLDVERISHVINYDIPYDVESYVHRIGRTGRAGRQGDAVLFVTHRERHLLRQIEKHTRSTLETLELPDAKALNVRRSQRLKQQLVDAVDGSQTAEFHKLITELTAESGITSSALAAAALQMIYGNKPFYLDENEPKFTERPKRERRERPERGDRPERGDRPRRDRDNSGPDGDKTRYWISVGHLDGVKPSNIVGAVANEGGVSSAQIGRISISENFSTIDLPSNLHDVQIKKIAAARVCGRELGLRPWSDEAPSRGAPRKRPARDKDSAPRGERRAPRSDKGAPRSKAPSKDKGAPRKAPRKDRD